The following proteins come from a genomic window of Nitrosopumilaceae archaeon AB1(1):
- a CDS encoding heme transporter CcmC: protein MNLKMICFVLALLIITPTIHSVFAASDEPGQYLDRRVEIWNLFFRMMTIAFVIGSVISGTLIWLIYRFRESHPKATPTKYEEMGE from the coding sequence ATGAATTTAAAGATGATATGTTTCGTACTTGCACTTTTAATAATTACCCCTACTATTCACAGTGTTTTTGCTGCCAGTGATGAACCAGGCCAATACTTGGATAGACGTGTAGAAATTTGGAATTTATTCTTTAGAATGATGACTATCGCATTTGTTATTGGCTCAGTTATATCCGGTACTTTGATTTGGCTGATATATCGATTCAGAGAATCACACCCAAAGGCTACTCCAACAAAATACGAAGAGATGGGTGAATAA
- a CDS encoding histidine phosphatase family protein yields the protein MRQIIFLRHGQAYNNTKRILTGRTAGISLTDVGREQVSFVTKTLQSMNVSAVYSSPIQRTQETSKIVCEHNSLTFTTDDRLIELDMGQFTGKPYDEIFTKHGNVFLRFYNNNPEVGEYGVETFKQVKTRIDDLLNEKIKQHPSGNLLFVTHMDPIKTMIFSTMKPSAQSLYELILGNASLSIFNEENGDVFASAINVMNESRYSDIL from the coding sequence TTGAGACAAATAATATTTCTGCGTCACGGTCAGGCTTATAATAATACTAAGCGCATACTCACTGGCCGAACCGCTGGTATTTCTTTAACAGATGTTGGAAGAGAACAGGTATCTTTTGTCACTAAAACTCTACAATCCATGAATGTGTCTGCAGTTTACTCTAGTCCAATACAACGAACACAGGAGACGAGCAAGATAGTATGTGAACATAACTCTCTTACCTTTACAACAGATGATCGATTAATTGAACTTGATATGGGTCAATTTACTGGAAAACCTTACGATGAGATCTTTACAAAACATGGGAATGTTTTTCTACGATTTTACAATAACAATCCTGAAGTTGGTGAATACGGTGTTGAAACATTCAAACAAGTAAAAACTAGAATTGATGATTTACTAAATGAAAAAATCAAACAACATCCCTCTGGTAATCTATTATTTGTCACTCATATGGATCCCATAAAGACTATGATCTTCAGTACGATGAAACCTTCTGCTCAATCCTTGTATGAATTAATACTGGGAAATGCATCTCTGTCAATCTTTAACGAAGAGAATGGAGATGTATTCGCTTCTGCTATTAATGTAATGAATGAATCTAGATATTCTGATATATTGTGA
- the npdG gene encoding NADPH-dependent F420 reductase, with protein MKIGIIGGTGGMGKGFAYRWCSNHDILIGSRDSSRATSVADEYSRAAKEMFGDICDISGNDNNYVAKNSDVLILSIPYENIDAVCSNLLGSIKDDCLVVSPIVPMIKTDIGFEFIPFKENKPSAHKMVEKYMKDSSKLVSAFHVISEKKLADPSMELNYDIFVCGDKSNLDVINGLINEIKGLRFIYIGTGDFAYMVEVSTPLLLNAMIKNKLKNPGIKII; from the coding sequence ATGAAAATTGGTATCATCGGCGGAACAGGGGGAATGGGAAAAGGTTTTGCGTATAGATGGTGCTCCAATCATGATATACTCATTGGTTCACGTGATTCATCTAGAGCCACAAGTGTAGCAGACGAGTATAGTCGTGCGGCCAAGGAAATGTTTGGAGATATTTGCGATATTAGTGGAAACGATAATAATTACGTTGCAAAGAATAGCGATGTTTTGATACTGTCAATACCTTATGAGAATATCGATGCTGTATGCTCTAATTTACTTGGAAGTATAAAGGATGATTGCCTAGTTGTATCACCAATTGTACCAATGATAAAAACAGATATTGGCTTTGAGTTTATACCATTCAAGGAAAATAAACCATCTGCACACAAGATGGTTGAAAAATATATGAAGGATTCATCTAAACTCGTATCTGCATTTCATGTAATTTCAGAGAAAAAACTTGCAGATCCAAGCATGGAGTTGAATTATGATATCTTTGTGTGTGGAGATAAATCAAATCTAGATGTCATTAATGGATTAATAAATGAGATTAAAGGATTGAGATTTATCTATATTGGAACAGGAGATTTTGCATATATGGTAGAAGTCTCTACACCTCTACTTTTGAATGCGATGATTAAAAATAAATTGAAAAATCCTGGTATCAAAATAATATAA
- a CDS encoding pyridoxamine 5'-phosphate oxidase family protein, with product MDKDKFLKEQKVLRLATVGRDETPHIVPVWYRFTSNLFHIGTNTRTKKVHNIMKNPNVCLLIDVGINSPDINGVMITGYAEIITQKKIVEKIAKEILDRYYNSLENEAAQKLLKDTDCIIQVSERASSSWSY from the coding sequence ATGGACAAAGACAAATTTCTTAAAGAACAAAAGGTTCTAAGATTAGCCACGGTTGGCAGGGATGAAACTCCTCACATTGTGCCTGTGTGGTATAGATTTACCTCTAATTTGTTTCACATTGGGACAAATACACGTACAAAAAAGGTACATAATATAATGAAAAATCCAAATGTATGCCTACTGATTGATGTTGGAATTAATTCCCCTGACATCAACGGGGTGATGATTACAGGATACGCTGAAATTATTACACAGAAAAAAATAGTAGAGAAAATCGCAAAAGAGATACTAGATAGATACTATAATTCATTAGAAAATGAAGCGGCACAAAAATTATTAAAAGATACAGATTGTATCATACAAGTAAGTGAAAGAGCATCTTCGTCATGGTCTTATTAA
- a CDS encoding aminotransferase class I/II-fold pyridoxal phosphate-dependent enzyme produces the protein MKISSKVMNVEYAIRDIVLKARLLEQQGKTVHYFNIGDPAQYGFQPPENVRQAFINAINNNENYYCPSEGIPELRFAIAKKEHAKGLDITLDDIQVTAGVSEGLDMLSSTLVEDGDEVLLPGPYYPPYASYIRLHGGIPIEYKVDLETSKPDLDDIRSKITSKTIALFIINPNNPTGAVFSEQSLYDSVSIANEHDLYIVCDEIYDQIVFDKFSGIGKVAKDSPVIVLNGFSKVHLMTGWRLGYIAFNGASPKLDLVKEHLPKLARVRLCTTTPVQYAAIESLNGPQEYIKTFVAELKIRRDLVVKRFNEIPNLSCPNPSGAFYVFPKIINNKYKTDYAFVLELLNKEGILTVHGSGFGETYGKDHFRFVYLADIEKLNFALDKINHFMS, from the coding sequence ATGAAGATCTCAAGTAAAGTAATGAATGTAGAATACGCTATACGTGATATTGTATTAAAAGCTAGACTCTTAGAACAACAAGGAAAAACAGTACACTACTTTAACATCGGAGATCCTGCACAATATGGTTTTCAACCCCCAGAGAACGTACGTCAAGCTTTCATTAATGCAATAAATAATAATGAAAATTACTATTGTCCTTCTGAGGGTATTCCTGAATTACGATTTGCAATTGCCAAAAAAGAACATGCAAAGGGACTTGATATCACTCTAGATGATATCCAAGTTACAGCAGGTGTATCTGAAGGACTAGATATGCTAAGCTCTACTCTTGTTGAAGATGGTGATGAAGTTTTGTTGCCAGGTCCCTACTATCCACCATATGCATCATACATACGATTACATGGAGGAATTCCAATAGAGTATAAAGTAGATTTGGAAACATCCAAACCTGATCTTGATGATATTCGTTCCAAAATTACTTCCAAGACTATTGCACTATTCATAATTAATCCAAACAATCCTACTGGCGCAGTATTTAGTGAACAGTCATTATATGATTCTGTATCAATTGCCAATGAACATGATTTGTATATTGTGTGTGATGAAATTTATGATCAAATTGTATTTGACAAATTTTCAGGCATAGGCAAGGTTGCTAAAGACTCTCCGGTGATCGTTTTAAATGGCTTCTCCAAAGTTCATCTCATGACAGGATGGCGATTGGGCTATATTGCATTCAACGGGGCCTCTCCAAAATTAGATCTAGTCAAAGAGCATTTGCCAAAACTTGCCCGTGTACGACTATGCACTACCACACCTGTTCAATATGCAGCAATTGAATCTTTAAATGGTCCACAAGAATATATCAAAACTTTTGTAGCAGAATTAAAAATACGTAGAGATTTGGTAGTAAAAAGATTTAATGAAATTCCAAATTTGTCTTGTCCAAATCCAAGTGGCGCATTTTATGTATTTCCAAAAATTATAAACAACAAGTATAAAACTGATTATGCCTTTGTCCTAGAGTTATTAAACAAAGAAGGAATACTCACTGTTCATGGCTCCGGTTTTGGAGAGACATACGGTAAAGATCATTTTAGATTTGTATATCTGGCAGACATTGAAAAATTAAATTTTGCCCTTGATAAAATTAATCATTTCATGTCTTAA
- a CDS encoding non-heme iron oxygenase ferredoxin subunit, translated as MTKIIKNDAWANIIMISIDAGLVDDIAAGTMHKITHEQREILIINKDGTFYAINDTCTHAGSSLSEGKLQDGIITCGWHGAEFDCSDGKLKKFPAKINDLGFYKTEIKDGHVFVNLEE; from the coding sequence ATGACAAAAATTATTAAGAATGACGCTTGGGCTAATATTATAATGATTAGCATTGATGCAGGTTTAGTAGATGATATCGCTGCAGGTACAATGCACAAAATAACACATGAACAAAGAGAAATATTAATTATAAATAAAGATGGAACGTTTTATGCCATAAATGATACATGTACCCATGCAGGTTCAAGTCTGTCAGAGGGAAAATTACAAGACGGTATCATAACTTGTGGTTGGCACGGTGCAGAATTTGATTGTTCTGATGGGAAATTAAAAAAATTCCCAGCAAAAATTAATGATCTTGGTTTTTACAAAACTGAAATTAAAGATGGACATGTATTTGTAAATTTAGAGGAATGA
- a CDS encoding UPF0147 family protein has product MADDETNKKILEEALGILNQIASNYTTPKTVRKNITDMITELKENKYSISVCAANAVSSLDDITQDPNIPSHIRVTLWQAVSKLESIREQV; this is encoded by the coding sequence ATGGCAGATGATGAAACCAATAAAAAAATATTAGAGGAGGCGCTAGGAATTTTAAATCAAATAGCTTCAAATTATACAACTCCTAAAACAGTGAGAAAAAATATTACAGATATGATTACAGAGTTGAAAGAGAATAAATATTCTATATCAGTATGTGCGGCAAATGCAGTGAGTTCATTGGATGATATAACACAAGATCCAAACATCCCATCACACATCAGAGTGACATTATGGCAAGCAGTCTCAAAGCTAGAGTCCATAAGGGAACAGGTTTAA
- a CDS encoding class I SAM-dependent methyltransferase, producing MKIEEYLKSLPQTVMSGNDIQLPDHSFEEMFTFAGLSKEDTFYHLGCGDGSGLKIALEKFNVKRVIGVDSDQNKIKQAQEKLQKVSLADVTLECNDIRTVDIIQGAVILFWFTDDKIITDMMQKFEKLDNCRIITIWGPLPNCLPDMVKFPYIICKTPFKKMTDIKDQVKAIFGVDCIDFVTAWENAELYTHAIEPINSENDRFLTILQTINIWINARNMGVACGKEIPLPIKTYMRILEEHFGIEVEHLLNDK from the coding sequence TTGAAGATTGAAGAGTATCTAAAATCGCTACCACAGACAGTAATGTCTGGAAATGACATACAATTACCAGATCATTCATTTGAGGAGATGTTTACGTTTGCAGGTTTGAGTAAAGAGGACACATTCTATCACTTGGGGTGTGGAGATGGTAGTGGATTGAAAATTGCGTTGGAGAAATTTAATGTGAAAAGAGTCATTGGAGTAGATTCGGATCAAAACAAGATAAAACAGGCACAGGAAAAATTGCAAAAAGTAAGTCTAGCAGACGTAACACTAGAATGTAATGACATAAGAACAGTAGACATTATACAAGGAGCAGTAATTTTGTTTTGGTTTACAGACGATAAAATCATTACAGACATGATGCAGAAATTTGAAAAACTAGACAATTGTAGAATAATCACAATTTGGGGACCACTTCCTAATTGTTTGCCAGATATGGTAAAATTCCCATACATAATATGCAAGACACCATTTAAAAAAATGACAGACATTAAAGATCAAGTCAAGGCAATATTTGGAGTAGATTGTATAGATTTTGTAACAGCATGGGAAAACGCAGAACTATACACACATGCAATAGAGCCCATAAATTCTGAAAATGATAGATTTCTAACCATATTACAAACTATTAACATTTGGATCAATGCACGGAATATGGGAGTAGCATGTGGAAAAGAAATTCCATTACCAATAAAGACATACATGAGAATATTAGAGGAGCATTTTGGAATTGAGGTAGAGCATTTATTGAATGATAAATGA
- a CDS encoding DUF5011 domain-containing protein, translating into MLILGTSYVELVATTDDNSPVISNSQEFTNAVGSYTIYYSATDSYGNTAIPVSRTVYVIDTNLS; encoded by the coding sequence ATTCTAATTCTTGGAACAAGTTATGTAGAATTGGTGGCTACCACAGATGACAATTCTCCAGTAATTTCAAATAGTCAAGAATTCACCAATGCAGTGGGTAGTTATACGATATACTACTCTGCTACAGACTCTTATGGTAATACCGCTATTCCGGTCTCTAGGACAGTTTACGTAATAGATACGAATCTTAGTTAA